The Anastrepha ludens isolate Willacy chromosome 2, idAnaLude1.1, whole genome shotgun sequence genome contains a region encoding:
- the LOC128859374 gene encoding dipeptidase 1: protein MNPVPNREYIEVCAAAIHHHQQHQYPQHQHQHQHHQHHQQHQQVALTTLLNPAPPPPPPPAQLAHPHELQPPLHEHQPHCKQQCFVFTEIADIELPPEITKLGSEKLKNGAIAAASYKMSACSDAGSEPSRSTRSRRLIVVLGIMLVCIAMAGGIPLALQLRSSSLLEARLAFIRRLLAESPLIEGSSWQPPMRDVVNRSSSMLSEVRRNHVGAVFWPISVPCGAQYLDAVQLALEGIDEARRITANTDALHIVLSADEMEQTHIRGEIAVMLGLGGGHTLGASLAVLRSMYLLGTRFVSITSLECTTPWAAACIRSHDYLFEENATHSINEFGKTVLYEMNRLGMLIEISQLSEAAMVTALHTAKAPVLLLNAVPISVCNSSSVASIPDRVLSLLSDNGGVIMLNLERCDERRFSVREAINAINYVRKVAGVDHIGLGGAPKSYAFLLAELARDRVWGNAAIKKLIGGNVVRILREVETLKNRLPLYEEWIPRELVESTSYCRYPET, encoded by the exons ATGAATCCAGTGCCAAATCGTGAATACATAGAAGTATGCGCTGCCGCCATACACCATCATCAGCAGCATCAGTATCCACAGCATCAGCATCAGCACCAGCACCATCAGCACCATCAACAACATCAGCAAGTTGCACTCACCACCCTACTTAATCctgcaccaccaccaccaccaccgcctgCACAACTCGCACACCCGCACGAGCTTCAGCCGCCATTACACGAGCATCAACCACATTGCAAGCAGCAATGTTTTGTCTTCACAGAGATCGCGGACATTGAACTACCGCCTGAGATTACGAAACTTGGCAGTGAGAAATTAAAGAATGGCGCTATAGCTGCCGCCTCTTATAAAATGAGCGCGTGCAGCGATGCGGGCAGTGAGCCAAGCCGATCGACGCGTAGTCGCCGACTGATAGTTGTGCTCGGTATAATGCTGGTGTGCATAGCCATGGCAGGTGGCATTCCATTGGCGCTGCAGTTGCGTTCTTCCTCATTGTTGGAGGCGCGGCTTGCCTTTATACGCCGCTTGCTGGCCGAATCGCCGCTAATTGAAGGCTCCTCTTGGCAGCCACCGATGCGTGATGTTGTCAACCGCAGCAGTAGTATGCTAAGCGAGGTGCGTCGCAATCATGTAGGCGCAGTATTCTGGCCAATTTCAGTGCCGTGTGGTGCGCAGTATTTGGATGCAGTGCAGTTGGCGCTGGAGGGCATCGATGAGGCACGTCGAATTACAGCAAATACGGATGCCCTGCACATTGTGCTTTCCGCAGACGAAATGGAACAGACGCATATCCGAGGTGAAATAGCCGTAATGTTGGGTCTTGGTGGTGGCCATACGTTGGGCGCCAGTCTGGCAGTACTGCGTTCAATGTATTTGCTGGGCACACGCTTTGTATCGATTACGAGCTTGGAGTGTACAACACCCTGGGCAGCTGCCTGCATACGCAGTCACGACTACTTATTCGAGGAAAACGCAACACACTCCATCAATGAGTTTGGAAAG ACGGTACTTTACGAGATGAACAGATTGGGCATGCTTATTGAGATTTCACAATTGTCAGAGGCGGCTATGGTGACCGCATTGCACACCGCCAAAGCACCCGTTTTGCTTTTAAACGCTGTACCGATTTCGGTTTGCAATAGTTCAAGCGTAGCCTCCATACCCGATCGTGTCCTAAG CTTGCTGTCGGATAATGGTGGCGTTATTATGCTGAATTTGGAACGGTGTGATGAACGTCGCTTCTCTGTACGCGAAGCTATCAATGCCATTAATTATGTACGCAAGGTAGCCGGCGTTGATCATATTGGACTGGGTGGTGCGCCCAAGAGTTATGCTTTTCTTCTCGCTGAGTTGGCACGCGATCGTGTTTGGGGCAATGCCGCCATCAAAAAGTTGATAGGTGGCAATGTTGTTCGCATTCTGCGTGAAGTGGAGACACTGAAGAATCGCTTGCCCTTATACGAGGAGTGGATACCGCGTGAATTGGTGGAGAGTACTTCATATTGCCGCTACCCTGAGACATAA
- the LOC128859380 gene encoding ribosomal RNA-processing protein 7 homolog A — MPEIEGYKVVPLRLTADRPLELCPQIFMREHFIRLEDVNKPKGRTLFLLNVPPYVTEQSLSVFFRKSVDVPNKVSFAERPGRNESEMWQQNQIPFSSSTVPFKFKVAYIVFQKSTGVQRALEVKSIDLFNTDGSSVLESGMELWHTEYNKRLLDEIEEQARIDKYMEAYDEREKNALEAAKNSKADADGWVTVGKQGRDAGFEQKESVIGRLEEKIVKGKKKRELENFYTFQIRESKMKNIIELRKKFEEDKQKIEALKKTRRFRPF, encoded by the exons atgccCGAAATCGAAGGCTATAAAG tggTACCCCTCCGTCTCACTGCGGACCGGCCTCTGGAGCTCTGTCCACAGATTTTCATGCGCGAACACTTCATACGTCTAGAAGACGTAAACAAACCTAAAGGACGTACTCTCTTCTTACTCAACGTGCCACCTTATGTGACGGAACAAAGTCTGAGTGTGTTCTTCCGTAAGAGTGTAGATGTACCGAATAAAGTTAGCTTCGCTGAGCGACCAGGGCGAAACGAAAGCGAAATGTGGCAACAAAACCAAATACCGTTTAGCAGCTCGACGGTAccatttaaattcaaagtaGCTTATATAGTATTTCAGAAAAGTACTGGCGTTCAACGTGCTTTGGAAGTGAAAAGCATTGACTTGTTTAACACCGATGGCAGCAGTGTGCTAGAATCGGGTATGGAATTGTGGCACACAGAGTACAATAAACGTTTATTGGATGAGATAGAAGAGCAAGCACGCATTGACAAGTATATGGAAGCTTATGATGAACGTGAGAAAAATGCTTTGGAAGCGGCTAAAAATTCAAAGGCAGACGCTGATGGTTGGGTGACTGTTGGCAAACAAGGACGCGATGCCGGCTTTGAGCAGAAAGAGTCTGTAATAGGGCGCTTGGAAGAGAAGATAGTGAAAGGCAAGAAAAAGAGGGAATTAGAAAACTTTTACACGTTCCAAATACGCGAATCTAAGATGAAGAACATAATTGAACTGCGCAAGAAATTCGAAGAAGACAAGCAAAAAATTGAAGCACTGAAAAAGACGCGGCGTTTTAGACCATTTTAA
- the LOC128859376 gene encoding integrator complex subunit 15 — protein sequence MSQADFKHNLRKLDFPACAKEALPRIESIVVSRSKQNFAIQLISEFVFMERPKDAMDVRKGQPFSGTQMNSFQEFQLILVLIEFFSQPGPDATRNVVFLSLFGSNLTPQRSKILCRLISTGVSGSVAPLLSSAGTWMQQVGCTSQPSLEVAQSLVSDFITFSRKTSEQFKQLPMVAPHFAANLMTAVAELYMNDQTGALTPPPDALLDVFTEWISENSSLCLASQQPLALPSGAIAMPVVTPLAGLIRWVVLAPLFSNRSTYSNLHVWLLQTMLQIVNSGPPTALNAQHLAQIVGPLQAYVARLLADKVDPAKDAAYQKSMERLAQAVQVPTSANCMYGNIPQLLCVLETLPSHELMDIVIKANKNV from the exons ATGTCGCAAGCAGATTTTAAACACAATTTGCGTAAGCTGGATTTCCCGGCTTGTGCAAAGGAGGCGCTGCCACGTATAG agAGCATAGTTGTGAGTCGCAGTAAACAAAATTTCGCCATTCAACTTATCTCAGAGTTTGTGTTTATGGAGCGTCCTAAGGATGCAATGGACGTTCGCAAAGGTCAACCATTTAGTGGGACGCAAATGAACTCTTTTCAAGAGTTTCAACTTATACTCGTTCTGATTGAGTTTTTTTCTCAGCCGGGACCGGATGCTACACGAAATGTTGTGTTTCTTTCCCTCTTTGGCAGCAATCTCACGCCGCAACGTTCTAAAATATTGTGTCGCTTAATTAGCACCGGAGTTTCTGGATCGGTAGCTCCTCTCCTTTCATCGGCAGGTACTTGGATGCAACAAGTAGGTTGCACGAGTCAACCAAGCTTGGAAGTGGCACAGAGTTTAGTCagtgattttattacattttcacgGAAAACCTCGGAGCAATTTAAACAGCTGCCTATGGTTGCACCACACTTTGCAGCTAATCTTATGACTGCCGTAGCAGAATTGTATATGAATGATCAAACTGGTGCGTTGACCCCACCACCCGATGCTTTGTTAGACGTGTTCACGGAATGGATAAGTGAAAACTCTTCCTTGTGTTTGGCGTCTCAGCAGCCCTTGGCGTTGCCGAGTGGTGCTATTGCAATGCCTGTTGTTACACCTTTGGCTGGGCTAATACGTTGGGTAGTGCTGGCACCTTTGTTCTCGAATCGTTCAACTTATAGTAATTTGCATGTATGGCTGTTGCAAACTATGTTGCAGATAGTTAACTCGGGCCCACCGACAGCCTTGAACGCACAACATCTGGCACAAATTGTAGGACCTCTGCAAGCTTATGTAGCACGCTTGTTAGCTGATAAGGTAGACCCTGCGAAAGATGCAGCCTATCAAAAGAGTATGGAGCGTCTGGCACAAGCAGTGCAGGTGCCAACTTCAGCCAATTGTATGTACGGAAACATACCGCAACTCTTGTGTGTGCTAGAAACGCTTCCTTCCCATGAGCTTATGGATATAGTTATAAAAGCTAATAAAAACGTCTGA